GTGATGATTTTAATACCCATCCTGGTAATTTGGAAAACAGCGTCCACATCAATCGCTTGCATAGTTAGCTTAAGTTTGTCCAGAGGGACCGATTCTACTACCAGCGGGGGTAGCTTAATTTTTTGCTTCGCTGGAGGATGGCTTCCTGATGCTTCTTCGCCGGGATCTGCATTGTTGATTGCCGATGCTGTCATTGTACGAGCAGAAGCTCCGTCATCTTCAGCATCAGCTAAGATCGAAAAACGGTTGCTAACACAATCTGATTGAACAAGGCTGTCGGCGAGAGAGGCCGGTGAATGAACGGGCACATTGCTGTTCCGTTTGCCTCTCTTCTGATCGGGGCTGTTTGATGAGTCATTGGGGTTGAGacttttcttctttctcttcCCTCCACCCATGCTATCAATCGCGTACTTAACACTTTTCGAAAAATCCGTGCTTATTCGTTGGAGACTAACACTCCACTTCCCGACCGCTTATCGATCTATCCGCTGAGAGCTCTCCAAAGTGCGTCCAAACTGCACGAGAGTCAATTCTAAATGATGCGCGAAAAACGTGAAGAAAACTACacaacgatatccaagttggattaccactggtggggtccaatcttggaTCGAGGCGCAGCGAAAGTAaaatgaactggattgctcaacagtccgatgacGAATGAGGGATGGAAGCTCGCTCGAAATTGCGCGGCCGTTTATATAGCGGCGTTCATTATGTTTTCCTCCCGACGatactctttcgtttcacccGCCCATCGAAATACGAGGGGAGATATTAGGGGTAtatatttcttctttttctttatttttatgaattaaGTACACAATCCGgtgaatatttatttattttttatttgtatcaCATCTCTTTCCTACAGTGATAGAACGCAAAGCGGAACATCGggtctgatcacgaacgtcacttcacggtgaaaacgaaatggagggcatataaccttgcatgcaaatcattcagttttcaccgtgaagtgacgttcgtgatcagatcCATCGTCTCGTCAACCTGCGTATGAGGTACGATAGAGCATGTTTGGAATACGCGGCGAAACAACCATACACTGTAAATGGAGATGATATACGAGTGTCGTGACTCTTTTTACCCGTTGCAATAAAATCACTGTTAAAGCACTCTTGCGACCGTCTGCTTCAATATTACTCAAGAGAATCGTGATCCAATAAAACTTGCGACACACATTGGCAGAAGTGGAACACGAATCTCTCGTTTTTCTCATTCTCTTGCTCTGATCTTCAGTCAGAACATGAAGACATATCAATGCATATATCTTAACTATTTTCATCTCTCTCAATGCTCTCACATCTCTTCTTATTTATGGGGAACCCAAATATCAACGAATAGACTCAATCTAAATTTCGACAAAGATTCAGAAAAACGAAACATCCAAATATATGTATCACATTTGCTCGCCTAAATTATACGTGTTTATCACTTTTATCAtctgatttttattcatttaattATATTCATCTTATCTCCCACAACGAGGTATAACTTTCTTTCAAATTATAAATTAGAACTTcagagtagagatgggcaaaccgttcacgaacggtacgaaagaactagttcgccgaaaagagtgaacgaacggtcgttctttttcaaagaacggtagttctccccacgaactgattccgaaagaacggtttgcgagtgaactgtttgagagcgaactgattgagagtgaactgtttgtgaacgaactggttcagaacgaactgtttgcgagtgagctgtatgggaaagaactgattgagagtgaactgtttgtgaacaaactgtttgaaaacgaagtgtttgcgggcgaactgtttgcgaacgaacgagtgcagcggaACTGATTTGTGCTGCaaggaatggataaatataacgagaacgcttgtaagaaaaataaacgatattgtcatttatgagcaaaatgcatgtaacgcagggtttattttgttaatgtatactcaattttgggttaaaaattaaattagattttcgtagttttacaggcaaagctatatattttcaatgtcatatattctttcaattccgcataatattcatatacttcctgattatcagaaaaaaatctgggggaagctgttcatgaattaggtaaacataataacttatagtgagggcaagtcccctggtctttatgcacaatgctacagtgcgtgcggcaactctcggttgagacaacgatacctcatatccatatccctaacctgatccatcccacaaaaattgttgcccctctaacctcgagtaaaccgcgagtaatcggtcgaaacctactaaacatagatttaagttgaaattctgtaaaaacaaatcatgaattagtggctccgcaaagctcatgcgattgagccttacaaataaatgaattggaaaaagacgggtgggtaatgtcggggacataaccggagtgacgtaggactatacaaaggggacagcttttgttaaatatatattttaaatatattgttttattttcttctcctacgtgaatacctacctatctacctgaaaaacggattagtttactgtttactctttatgaacatgttggtggttctgaaaagaacctttggcgttgtgtttcTGCGTTTTTTTATGAAGGCTCACCAACTAGCCCCGTACATGGAAtacatctttacattgtctttgatccccatgtacgtccatcacgaccatttgttttagaaagcattgaactgtatttcctaaactcttttttggaaggtttaatggccctgaaaagcaccttgttttatggaatggttccaatttagaaaacttagtactcggggttttgaaaaaaaatcattttcgaacgccctctattccgccttgttctggatttgccaccaaagcagtttgtatctaggtagtgcggactgaatcaaaacggctgtcaaaaaagatccaattgaaatgtcaaaagagatccaacgatcaggagtgttatttttcttatgataatcaacactataatagaggtattgttgtcaagggcaaaaataattaaaattataaaatgaacgaactatatttttccgtcaattgttcaattaaccattgcatctctgaaagagcatctaagcctttcactgagaaacgcatttttaaggtcccctctctttgacataacgtttttccgaacgaaataaaaacaaacgaagtcagagtcacgtaaatgtttactcctgtgatttgaaaatattcgatgaaaagtggaaggaagagatgccagatgattttgaattttttttgtaaaaacatgtgaatgtctgttaaaaatggggaaaagtctgtaaaagtttgcagatctatagaaatgtcttttaacgttaattttcacatattcattaatactttgtacatcgccccaaaccaatatagtggttctcagatcttcgtcaaaggtTGTAAttatgttctttatcgcaaaacattagactcgtattttttttttatttttcattggggtgcccatttccattttagggtgatccaaacaatcattttttccactttttcccaaaatgacttttttcaaaaatttataactttcgaaccacttaaccgatttagatgatcgacacatcaaattgaagccaatgagttttaattgagaaatattgaacttgcagataatatggatcctattttcgtaattattgattgtagtcgttttttaatgttttcatggttttggactagggggcaccatatttttttatattttttcttgaaagcttagaatttttttcataaaatatcttgatatcagatatgctattttttcgtttttgaaatatgatttttcaatactaatcgatggttcgaaaaacaattttccccatttttcccactacaaaaagtcataacttttgaactattggaccgattcatatcatcggtatattaaattgaagcttacgagtaatttttctttgaaaaaatattcctttgcgaaaaaattgaatttttgcttttgtaattattgattgagttagtttttcatagttttctcggttaaagataggagcgctatattttttaatattttttatggaaagctgaggattatttacctaacatatctcgatatcaaatatgatataatcatcgtttttaagttataattttgtaaatttaacatttaacatattcatatgtgactaaactagacctatgctacaagaatccaatcttcccgcaagtgtgatattattGGCTTGgcttattgacttcaatttaatatatcgataatctaaatcggtgtattcaaattaatcaaatgttatgattttttgcagaaagttatttttggacaaagggggaaaatgattttttgaaccaccggttaactttgaaaaatcatatctaaaaaacgaaaaaatagcatctctgatatagagatatgttatgtaaaaaaccctcagctttcaagaaaaaatattcaaaaatatagcgccaaagtcataaaaaataaaaaacgactaaaatcaataaatactaaaatataattattcttttcgcaagttgaatattttttaataaaaggctaggtcattagtttcaattttatatgtcgctcatctaaatcggttcagtgattcaaaagttattgattttcgtttgtcatttttgggaaaaagtggaaaaaattgatttttcggaccacctaataacttatgtgttgtaagtgtgtttaaatgtttcaacgatctacatatacatacatacacatacatacgcgttgttaattttttataaaattcattatttcttcgttgatatattggacatccaccaaggcttgcggtcttgtcgttgatgaaatttataagaaaatgcagtgtataccatccgccatgcaaggctatacaagttttagatcaccacacggccatgaaccatgtctgtggtaacaatatcgaacagtaacccatatttcgtcataagcagacccgaaagcgaatgtaaattgttgaaaatagaatgaaaatttttattcgatgttgttcaaatacttagaagacatagtcctgaccctaacttaactattttcaataaatctccttgcatttcagcaaaacaatcttatctagaacagaaaataattatcagagacaattttcgttcaagatttttccttaactgcatagaatgcaatttttcattaattgtgtatAACCGTatgctctctttcgtctgcaatgatgtcagggcaaaagtacttatgtgtatgagttccaaactattgatgatatataaaaatattgttatatccaaaaaatctaaaacaaaaatagaaaaatagaaatgttttacagaaatgtctgtaaatttacaaacatatttgtaaatctggcatctctggtggtctgagaatttattgcaagaaatcgcttgaaaacatgcatgaatttgcttgaaaatgaagtagattgagtccgcaccacttaggtttgtataaagaacaaacttttttcttctgctacctgatgctgttttgcgattgcgtttgccactcgccactcgctgcaactgcgtgttgttgtcttgatgtgttgtgttctgaatgcgagttttattatcgtcgcgagcagctttaccagccaactcgttcacttcggcggccgaaactatataacgccggctaggtggactggtgcactggtactaacgcgcttggcctagctacccttgctgagcaactggcggatacacctacgaggAACTGCACacatgcacggttcgagtgggactttgcctttcccttaacttgtcctcctttgttacgtccacgatgccgatgccgtacaaccacacgggtttacggtttgaaagaaaataagatatttttttggggtccgcgtgttttatactctagcggtacacactcacaggatagagacaaatcggcagactcagccagaggggcgagtccaacgagacgaacgaatgagcgttaaaagggagcgatggcaaaaaaatacattcattacgatttgttcgctcgttggattcacatgcaggctaaaaagggtccttttcaggatcacaagattatcttcaatctaaagagtttattgttttgttatctctcgatatccccatcttgttcggctaaacctttctgtttagcgatttgttgccgcataccgaaccgaatgtgttctgttccgaatgcgggttttcttatcgtcgcgagcagctttgccagctaactcgatcacttcggcggccgaaactatataacgccggctaggtagactggtgcactggtactaacgcgctcggcctagctacccttgcgggaaaatccagaccaacacggttcgagcgggattttgcctttcccttcacttttcctcctttgccatgtccagacatggctgcttgggttggtttgttgatgtgttgtgatgcgaaccgatgtggtgtacggtttaaatgagaatgatcgttacggcagcggagcggggatttttaagctgactggctggctcgagaattacgcatgtgtgagactgcgaccaatgtttcgttcatattttttctttttccttttcaatcgtgctccattctatttcgctgctgctctggttgtccgttttggtcggtacgatttgaggagcacaaaatggaccaatcaaaaatgggcacgtagtgcatttggacaatgcttgatatttcacaattattcaattattcatctcaagaaaaatgaaatgttattcgttatgatagatgcgtagatatatttcctatgaatttatgcaaaaacctttgcgatctattgagaaatgctcgagttataagcgttccaaatcttgcattttttcctacttgttcagtgcctagatttccatttcaccccctatatcttccggttagacgtagtcctacgtcaaaaatctattttaaaaactaaaaacaggaagtgggttatatctatggtataaccgcaatggtgacgtaggactatcgtagatttagtgatcatttgtttggaggtacaaggttttatgcatccaatattggatacgaaaatatcctacggatggggaagaataatcttctgaaactttcctgctaattgcacttgattgaaaaatcacagaaccaaaaTACATTTATTATGTCGGAGTATAATATGGATAGAagacgttaaaataaactctttcgcttgaatgtaattttcaattccaaggggaactggcagattattttgcagcaacgatcacttctttccggattcttctcgataaccagcaaacgtaaagaatttcgcgcgtgtatgtgtgtgtggcggctgcttcgatgtctcaaacggatccgtttttcggtgctgatactctctcggtcgtcttcacttcttctgatggatcggcttttctgcgctcccccacagttccaaacaaactgtatGCGTTTCAAGTCAGGTCAagtcaggtaatgaatcccttgatccctcaccatccagctcgtccagctcgttcagtaacgatgttgtcttgtcgatgtccttacgaaaaatgaatgcgtttcaccaccagaatatcgcttaagtatgctttttgtccgtgattgaatcgagagaaggtgtggtttacgatggcaatttggaaggtaaactagaggggaatgaactctttgagtttgaaactttcggcgactgagcaataatcgattgaaaattatataattttcgcgatacgaaacattttccgctgCGCGCGCATAccatattggatacgaaaatatcctactgatggggaagaataatcttcaaaagctttcctgctaattacacttgattgaaaaattacaaaatcaaatgtatttggtcgctgtgttatatggttagaaaacattaaaataaactctttcgcatgaatgtatttttcaattccaagggaactggcagattatttttcagcatcgattagatttttccagattttcctcaatactcgaagcccaccagtggttaatgctaactcaataaccacctgttaatagcacttcattgaaaaatatttggtcgcagtgttacattgatagaaaacattaaaataaacactttcacatgaatgtatttttcaattcccagggaaactggcagattgtttttcagcagcgatttgatctttccggaattttctcgatgctgaatggcatccaaacggaaacaaAATTCCGCGCCTGTATGCGTGTGTGTGgcagctgctccgatctcttcccggggaaccgtttgtggcatcactctcctcctgatggattcccatctggcctaaggtgcacaaaccggctcttggtgacaccgttcatccgcgctttcatgataaacgaagagcttcaccacaacagcgacaacatactccaatcgctgttcaattagaactgagtggttttccgagcggcgctcgcttatttaccgattggtgatttcaatagcctgttttgaaggcaattttaagactattgaaacaagtttttggatcaaaaagtaacaagtatataacgcgtagacattttatctttcgaatggagtgtttatcataccatttcgttcagttgtttaggagctattaacgctcaaaatctcggtctaaggcgtaacgctttcgttttcgaaactttgaatttacaccccggtatagaaatgaaagacgtagtcttacgtcaaaaaaaactattttagaaTATGTTAACCATAGCtttattcgaaaaacaaaacaatcatGTTATACAATCTATCTTACAACTCACTTTATTTAATGCTGAACTGGGATTCGATCTTATCGGCTATCATTTTGGCGATAGCCAACGAACTAGTCGCCCCCGGTGAGGGTGCGTTCCGGCAGTGCAAAATATTTCTGGCCAAGGCGGTATCTCCCTTGCCGTGATCAAAAACAAAGTCATCGACTAGATTTCCATATGAATCCAGGGCTTGTGCTCGCACACCAGCGGGACCACGTTGAACGTCGTACTCTTGAACATCGGGAATGAACTTCTGCAGCTCGCGCACTTGTAACGGAATCAGAGCAGATTTGGCTATTTCATACAGACCAGCACTCCAGAATTTCAGACTCATTTTAATCAGACCTGGAAACTTCAAAGCATCTACCAACTCGCGCGCATTAAAATCGCTCCACTTGTAGCCTTCCCTTTTAAATGCCAGCACAGCGTTCGGACCCAACCAAACGCTTCCGTCCATGCGAGGTGTAAAATGGACCCCGAGGAATGGAAACCGCGGGTCTGGAACCGGATAGATATTTCCcttcaccatatgacatttatCTGGATTCAGCAATAAGTACTCTCCCCGGAACGGCACAATTTTTGGCAGCGGAGAACATCCCGTCAGCTCGGCAACTTTGTCCGATTGTAATCCGCCGCAAGTCAAAATATATTTCgattgaatggtttcattcttcTTGCACTTGACGACGATGGGATACTCCGGATCGGTGGATTCTTCGAATTTAGACACTTCGAAGTTGAGATAAACGTCACCTCCGGCATTTTTGAAATCCTTCGCGTAGTACTGTGTCACTCGGCCCCAGTCAACAATTCCGGTGTGTGGAGACCAGATAGCCTTCAAGCCCTGGCAGTATGGTTCAAGCTCTTTGATGCGTTCCGAGTCGACAATCTCCACGTCAGGCACTTTATTGGCGATAGCTCGCTGGTATAATTCCTGGGAAAAAACAACGAGTAATCAGTGAATGAGGAATGAATTATGTTTGAATTTTTGCACACACTGACAAACTTGAGCTGTTTTCAATACATAGGGTACTCAAAATATATGAAATTGGCAATTTTATGGTAAACTTAGAATTCTTCTTACATCACTCAATTAGAAATTTCATGCAGTTTTATGCCATTGCATCATTGTTACCAAGGTCATCAAACGCTTGCATTTTGTAACGAATTTTGACTTAGGGTTCCATTAACCAGTTAACTGTGGCGTCTCCATTGACAAATGCGTATTGTTTTGTGTCGCCAGAATCGAGTCACGACGAG
The Toxorhynchites rutilus septentrionalis strain SRP chromosome 2, ASM2978413v1, whole genome shotgun sequence genome window above contains:
- the LOC129770520 gene encoding L-2-hydroxyglutarate dehydrogenase, mitochondrial isoform X2, giving the protein MLTKTIDRAVLGLYSFANGKLNGCDRILTPTLRAYSHKAKRPYDIVVVGGGIVGTASAREILLRHPSLRVAIVEKEPKLAFHQSGHNSGVIHAGIYYKPGSLKARLCVEGLHLSYKYFDEKNVPYKKVGKLIVATNDVEVKRLDELYQRAIANKVPDVEIVDSERIKELEPYCQGLKAIWSPHTGIVDWGRVTQYYAKDFKNAGGDVYLNFEVSKFEESTDPEYPIVVKCKKNETIQSKYILTCGGLQSDKVAELTGCSPLPKIVPFRGEYLLLNPDKCHMVKGNIYPVPDPRFPFLGVHFTPRMDGSVWLGPNAVLAFKREGYKWSDFNARELVDALKFPGLIKMSLKFWSAGLYEIAKSALIPLQVRELQKFIPDVQEYDVQRGPAGVRAQALDSYGNLVDDFVFDHGKGDTALARNILHCRNAPSPGATSSLAIAKMIADKIESQFSIK
- the LOC129770520 gene encoding L-2-hydroxyglutarate dehydrogenase, mitochondrial isoform X1, whose amino-acid sequence is MFCVLVFGLARQCQLIIGESSIHIQVVFSMLTKTIDRAVLGLYSFANGKLNGCDRILTPTLRAYSHKAKRPYDIVVVGGGIVGTASAREILLRHPSLRVAIVEKEPKLAFHQSGHNSGVIHAGIYYKPGSLKARLCVEGLHLSYKYFDEKNVPYKKVGKLIVATNDVEVKRLDELYQRAIANKVPDVEIVDSERIKELEPYCQGLKAIWSPHTGIVDWGRVTQYYAKDFKNAGGDVYLNFEVSKFEESTDPEYPIVVKCKKNETIQSKYILTCGGLQSDKVAELTGCSPLPKIVPFRGEYLLLNPDKCHMVKGNIYPVPDPRFPFLGVHFTPRMDGSVWLGPNAVLAFKREGYKWSDFNARELVDALKFPGLIKMSLKFWSAGLYEIAKSALIPLQVRELQKFIPDVQEYDVQRGPAGVRAQALDSYGNLVDDFVFDHGKGDTALARNILHCRNAPSPGATSSLAIAKMIADKIESQFSIK